ACAGCCGGGCATCGGTTATCCACAACTGATCTGGCTCGTGAATGCGGAGTTCATCTACTACCTCATTCTGGCCGAAGCTCTTCTGGTTGCGACGTTTATTGACTTCGACTTGATGATCATTCCGGACGGCGTGACCGTACCGGGAACGATTCTGGGCCTGATTGGGGGAACCATTTTGGGAACTCCGACACTCTGGCCGACCTGGTTTTTTGCACAGCGTGAACTCAACGGCCTGCAAACCGTCTTGCCCGACGCATTGCAGTGGATGTTGACCATTCCCGAACAGATCGTCTGGTTCAATGCGCATCCGCACTGGCACGGATTCGTCAACAGCCTCTTGGGAATGATCGTGGGCGCGGGAACGGTCTGGATGGTCCGGATCATGGGGAACTGGGCGTTCGGCCGTGAGGCGATGGGACTGGGTGATGTGACGCTGATGGCGATGATTGGCAGCTTTATCGGCTGGCAACCGTCACTCATCGTCTTTTTCATGCTGGCGCCTCTTACCGCATTGGCGGCAGTCGCCATCACATTCTCGTTGCGTTTCAACCGCGAAATCCCGTTTGGCCCCTACCTGAGTGCGGGGGCCCTGCTGATCGTGTTCCTGTGGCGATCCTATTTTTCTGGCTTGGAAGTCTTCTTCGGGCGCGGACCGTTTCTGCTTATCATCTTTGCGCTGATGGGGATGATCTTTTTCCCATTGCTGGTCCTCATTCGTGGTATCAAGCAATGGCTGGGGTTCAAGGACGATTTTGGCGAGGGCACGTATCAAGAGGGCGAATGGACGTCCGGTGATCAGTTGGCGTTCTATGCCAACAAGGACGAGCGAACGACTCAAGAGTCACTGACCCCCAAGACCTGGTGGCCTGGATCTTCCGCGGGACAAGCGACGTCGTACTCAAATCGTTGGCGTGGAATTCGGTGACAACGAATTCTGCGTGGACTTGCTCAAGAGTCTGTTGAATCTTTGACGCCGGCTATCGCGCCAATGCGGTCAGGATGTCTCGCGCGGCCCTCGTTGGAACCAGCGCCGTGTCCGCAATTCCCGAAACGACGCGAGTGATATTGTGATCAACCTGATCCGGCACTTTCCACGCGGTCCCATTGGCGGCCGTCAGATAGGCAGACAGCGTATGATGCCCGCTTCCAGGGCGTTCGCCGATCAGATGAATGATCGTCCGCGAATCAGGAAGTCCGCCGAACAGAATCTCGCCGATTCTGTAACCCGCACGAACGCGTCCACTATTCACGACGAAGATCTGAGGAGCAACGCGCAAGCCTGACTGTGTCAGCAACGGGCGAAGTTCGTCGAGCAATGGTAACAGGTTTCCTTCGTCCATCATCGCCAGCGCATTCAGACCTTCCGAAACGACGATGACCGTATCCCACCGCTGTGTCTGTGCGACCTTCCACTGCTCCAACAACCGACATGATTCGTCAGAAAGATGCTCACCCGAGGTTGGATGCAGGATGTAGTCGTTGCGATTGGACGAACGTGTCGCAAGGGGGATGGCATTCGGGATGCGTTTGACGAAAGTGGGGTCCCACTCTTTCCAAATACAGCGTTTCGCGTCTTCGTAAACGGTTTGAATTTCAGCTCGAATCTTTGGCGCCAATTCCGACGGACGCTCACCAAAGCCTTGTGCGAGAAAGACGCCGCGTTGCCGGATTTCGGCGATGATCCGATTGGACTCGGCCACAATTTCGGCGTCGGTACGAACGTCGTTTTTTCGGCGGCAGTACTGCAAGTAGACCCAGGTCGGATCGCCAAAGTGCTCTGTCGGTTTTCCGTCCGCGCTGATGACGCCAATCTGCTGGAAGAAGGACCACATGCGATCGTCGACACGATATCCGAATTTTTCTCGAAGACGAACATGGTCCTGAAACCCGGTTGTCAGATACCCCAGCATCGGATCAATCTTGGTCGGAAGCGCCATCAAGTATGCCGGGTTCGCGGGAGCAATATGTTCCAGGCACCAGTCCAAGTCATCGAGAGAAATATCCATGTGGAGAGTCGAGCAGACATCAAGTCCGATGGTTAGGCCGTGCAGCTTGCCCATCACGATATCTTCCAGACAGCAACGGACGAGTTGTTCGCGCGTGCGAAACACCTCGGGGCCGATGAATCCAGCAACGTCATTGATGTGCAGCCAAGCCTGATTGACGGGAATATTCTTGGCCTTCGCAATTTCGTGAGCCATCCCGCGTGCAAATCCATACTTGCGAGATTCGAGCAACACCATGTCGCAGCCATGCCCGTGGCCATTCGTGAAATCGGCCCCTTGCCCCGATTCTAAATACAATCCAAACCGCCCCGTTCGACTTCGGGCGTACTGGGCCATCTTCTCGAGACTGATGTCGAACGTCGCATTGGCATCGTCGTTGCCTGCGATACTCTGAAACCAGAACTCCGTTGAACCTGGATGTACGCGTTCGACTTCCGCCTGCACGTCGATATGGGCGAGCACGCAATGGGGAATCACGTGGTCAATCTGAAAGGTCTTGAGCACGTCCTGCAGGGCCAGTTCCACCGCCGCGACGGAACGGGGGTCACTCGAGACAGGATTGGTTCCGAGCAGGACATCGCCGACAGCGTACGCGAAGGCATCGAAGACTTGAAAACGGATATCGTCGACATTGTCCGTCGGCGAATTTGGTTGCACACGCGCGCCCAGATATCCTTGACTTCCAATATTCGAACCGTGCAGCGGATGGAAGATCGTCCGGCCGATTGCGATCAGCTCGTCGTTGCTCATCAACCGCACGAGGCACGCAATGACGTCGCTCGTCAATCCTGGCAGGATCGACTTCAGTTCGGCGGCGCTGGATGTCAGCAAGCACTGCTTCAACGCCCCAACCGTCCGCTGGGCCCAGATTCCGAGTGCATCGCGCGACGCGAAACTGTCGTTCCATTGGGAAAGTTGGTCTTTCCAAGGTGGATGAGCCATAAGATCCGAGACAACCGTGTTTGCCAAAAGCTCGCGTGCCCGGCTGCGGCCGACATCATTTGCGGCTGCCACACCGATCAAGGCATCGCCTTCTTTGAACTCGTTTGCGGCCCCCAGGATCTGCTGATAATCGCGAATCTCGAACTTACCGCACTGTCGCTGGAGATACGAGAAAATGTCTTCCTCGAAACGAATGGTGGCAATGTCCACCCCCTGGCTGGGCGGTTCGGCCCAAGCGAGAGTGGGAACTAGCCCGCGCCCGAATGCGAGTGGAACTGAAACAGCCGCGAGGAATTGACGCCGGTTGAACATGATCTGGTCGGATCCCCAGTAGAGAAGTTCCGAAATGATACCTGAAAACGACGATCTTCGACCAGCGCGGGTTTGGAGAACTGCGAAATCCGAAGAAAGATCGGGTATGCTCGCAGGGCGGAATGCAGATCGAACCAAATTCGATCTTTGGAAACGATGAATCAACCTGGAACGCAGCGCGACGGCGAAATCGGGCGCGAGTTGGAGAGATGGCAGATGGAGGTTTC
This genomic interval from Schlesneria paludicola DSM 18645 contains the following:
- a CDS encoding prepilin peptidase, producing the protein MIPGDIPQPIVLFWLFVFGSVVGSFLNVCIYRIPQHDRLWDQLSGLNHPPSTCPFCKKRILAIDNIPIFGWLWLRGRCRFCRHSIPIRYALIEFFNGLLWVALYVAIVPAGFHAKVETSSLYSTLGALGQPGIGYPQLIWLVNAEFIYYLILAEALLVATFIDFDLMIIPDGVTVPGTILGLIGGTILGTPTLWPTWFFAQRELNGLQTVLPDALQWMLTIPEQIVWFNAHPHWHGFVNSLLGMIVGAGTVWMVRIMGNWAFGREAMGLGDVTLMAMIGSFIGWQPSLIVFFMLAPLTALAAVAITFSLRFNREIPFGPYLSAGALLIVFLWRSYFSGLEVFFGRGPFLLIIFALMGMIFFPLLVLIRGIKQWLGFKDDFGEGTYQEGEWTSGDQLAFYANKDERTTQESLTPKTWWPGSSAGQATSYSNRWRGIR
- the eutB gene encoding ethanolamine ammonia-lyase subunit EutB, yielding MFNRRQFLAAVSVPLAFGRGLVPTLAWAEPPSQGVDIATIRFEEDIFSYLQRQCGKFEIRDYQQILGAANEFKEGDALIGVAAANDVGRSRARELLANTVVSDLMAHPPWKDQLSQWNDSFASRDALGIWAQRTVGALKQCLLTSSAAELKSILPGLTSDVIACLVRLMSNDELIAIGRTIFHPLHGSNIGSQGYLGARVQPNSPTDNVDDIRFQVFDAFAYAVGDVLLGTNPVSSDPRSVAAVELALQDVLKTFQIDHVIPHCVLAHIDVQAEVERVHPGSTEFWFQSIAGNDDANATFDISLEKMAQYARSRTGRFGLYLESGQGADFTNGHGHGCDMVLLESRKYGFARGMAHEIAKAKNIPVNQAWLHINDVAGFIGPEVFRTREQLVRCCLEDIVMGKLHGLTIGLDVCSTLHMDISLDDLDWCLEHIAPANPAYLMALPTKIDPMLGYLTTGFQDHVRLREKFGYRVDDRMWSFFQQIGVISADGKPTEHFGDPTWVYLQYCRRKNDVRTDAEIVAESNRIIAEIRQRGVFLAQGFGERPSELAPKIRAEIQTVYEDAKRCIWKEWDPTFVKRIPNAIPLATRSSNRNDYILHPTSGEHLSDESCRLLEQWKVAQTQRWDTVIVVSEGLNALAMMDEGNLLPLLDELRPLLTQSGLRVAPQIFVVNSGRVRAGYRIGEILFGGLPDSRTIIHLIGERPGSGHHTLSAYLTAANGTAWKVPDQVDHNITRVVSGIADTALVPTRAARDILTALAR